One part of the Pogoniulus pusillus isolate bPogPus1 unplaced genomic scaffold, bPogPus1.pri scaffold_47_arrow_ctg1, whole genome shotgun sequence genome encodes these proteins:
- the LOC135174088 gene encoding olfactory receptor 14J1-like yields MYFFLLNLSILDLGLISITVPKAMDSSLTGIREISYAGCAAQVLLFAFFIPAEYFLLTIMAYDRYVAICRPLHYGTLLGSRACAHMAAAAWACGFLHALLHTANTFSLPLCQGNAMHQFFCEIPQILKLSCSTAYLRELWLIVVSVCVFFVCFVFIVVSYVQIFRAVLRMPSQQGRHKAFATCLPHLAVLSLFLSTGFFAYLKSPSISSPPLDLVVSVLYSVVPPAMNPLIYGLRNQELKAALSKLLSGCFQKQ; encoded by the coding sequence atgtacttcttcctcctcaacctCTCCATTCTTGACCTTGGCTTAATCTCCATCACTGTGCCCAAAGCCATGGACAGTTCCCTGACGGGCATCAGGGAAATTTCCTATGCAGGATGTGCTGCTCAGGTCCTTCTCTTTGCCTTTTTCATTCCAGCAGAGTATTTTCTCCTCACCATCATGGCCTACGACCGCTACgttgccatctgcagacccctgcactatggcaccctcctgggcagcagagcttgtgcccacatggcagcagctgcctgggcctgtGGCTTtctccatgctctgctgcacacagccaatacattttccctgcccctctgccagggcaatgcTATGCACCAGTTCTTCTGTGAGATCCCCCAGATCCtcaagctctcctgctccacagcctaccTCAGGGAACTTTGGCTCATTGTGGTCAGTGTCTGTGTATTCTTTGTCTGTTTTGTGTTCATTGTGGTGTCCTATGTGCAGAtcttcagggcagtgctgaggatgccctctcagcagggacgccacaaagcctttgccacctgcctccctcacctggctgtgctctctctgtttCTCAGCACTGGCTTCTTTGCCTACCTGAAGTCCCCTTCTATCTCTTCCCCACCGCTGGACCTGGTGGTGTCAGTTCTGTACTCAGTGGTGCCTCCAGCAATGAACCCTCTCATCTATGGCCTGAGGAACCAGGAGCTGAAAGCTgccctgagcaaactgctctCTGGATGTTTTCAGAAGCAATAA